A section of the Saccharopolyspora gregorii genome encodes:
- a CDS encoding GNAT family N-acetyltransferase produces the protein MSAPMVPLKMIRVDDSTSLLAAYDDQLRTDAEIPGALSVARCGPLRLATYAGGRGFVTYRDLGGAGAGQVRRLVADVVEHYRADPAIERVEWKTRGHDRAPGLHDALLAAGFAPDEPETIMIGPVRALVADVPLPAGVALRRVVDEPDVRAMCAMEDEVFGEPVSAAAVDAVLRRLALDDGMQLWLAEAAGVVVCTGRLEPVPGTDFAGIWGGATRPEWRGRGIYRALTAARARAALELGKSLVHSDCTEYSRSILERSGLRAVSTTTPYRWVR, from the coding sequence TTGTCCGCGCCGATGGTGCCGCTGAAGATGATCCGCGTGGACGACTCGACGAGCCTGCTGGCGGCCTACGACGACCAACTGCGCACCGATGCGGAGATCCCCGGCGCCCTGTCGGTGGCCAGGTGCGGCCCGCTGCGCCTGGCGACCTACGCGGGCGGGCGCGGGTTCGTCACCTACCGGGACCTCGGTGGCGCCGGCGCCGGGCAGGTCCGGCGGCTGGTCGCCGACGTCGTCGAGCACTACCGCGCGGACCCGGCGATCGAGCGCGTCGAGTGGAAGACCCGCGGCCACGACCGCGCCCCCGGCCTGCACGACGCCCTGCTCGCCGCCGGATTCGCGCCGGATGAGCCGGAGACCATCATGATCGGCCCCGTCCGGGCGCTCGTCGCCGACGTGCCGCTGCCCGCGGGCGTCGCGCTGCGCCGGGTGGTGGACGAGCCCGACGTGCGGGCGATGTGCGCGATGGAGGACGAGGTGTTCGGCGAGCCCGTCTCCGCCGCCGCGGTCGATGCGGTGCTGCGCAGGCTCGCGCTCGACGACGGCATGCAGCTGTGGCTCGCCGAGGCTGCCGGGGTCGTCGTGTGCACCGGACGGCTCGAACCCGTGCCCGGCACCGACTTCGCCGGGATCTGGGGCGGCGCCACCCGGCCGGAGTGGCGCGGCCGCGGGATCTACCGGGCGCTCACCGCCGCGCGGGCGCGGGCCGCGCTGGAGCTCGGGAAGTCGTTGGTGCACAGCGACTGCACGGAGTACTCGCGCTCGATCCTGGAACGTTCCGGCCTGCGCGCCGTCTCGACCACCACCCCGTACCGCTGGGTGCGGTGA
- a CDS encoding flavin monoamine oxidase family protein encodes MAAPSHPPAAQRSAHRARHRRRMECTTVTEETDVIVVGGGVSGLIAARELSGRGLRVTVLEARDRLGGRVWTDHRLGRDLEIGGTWLHWVQPHAWAEVSRYGLEVTRGPRPEEAYWLAGDEVRTGDLDEFMRLIDPGMRRLLDETMRRIPRPDQPAAGAEIADVDGFSVQDKLDELDLPVEEYRANEAAWVGHFNAPLQDGAFTAALRWTAATAGSWHLMHEASAVFRLAAGTKALVSAIAADGDADIRTSTEVRRIEHDADGATVTTAAGDRLRARRVVLTLPQNILGELDVSPALCAEKRAATEERTASRGVKAWIRVRGPIRPFFAYSSAEHPLSVVRTEFNGEEDAVLVAFGADSERISPNDVEAVRAALRAWRDDLDVLEVSGHDWMADPHSRETWLMQRPNQLTQYFEAQRRPEGVLHFAGGDVASLWAGFIDGAVESGLRVAREISDDLR; translated from the coding sequence ATCGCAGCTCCGTCCCACCCACCGGCAGCACAGCGCTCGGCCCACCGAGCGCGGCACCGACGACGAATGGAGTGCACAACCGTGACCGAAGAAACCGACGTCATCGTGGTCGGTGGCGGCGTCTCCGGCCTCATCGCGGCCCGCGAGCTCAGCGGACGCGGACTGCGGGTCACCGTGCTGGAAGCCAGGGACCGGCTGGGCGGCCGGGTGTGGACCGACCACCGGCTGGGCCGCGACCTGGAGATCGGCGGCACCTGGCTGCACTGGGTGCAGCCGCACGCGTGGGCCGAGGTCAGCCGGTACGGGCTGGAGGTCACCCGCGGACCGCGTCCGGAGGAGGCCTACTGGCTGGCGGGCGACGAGGTGCGCACCGGCGACCTCGACGAGTTCATGCGGCTCATCGACCCGGGCATGCGGCGGCTGCTGGACGAGACCATGCGGCGCATCCCCCGGCCCGACCAGCCCGCCGCGGGCGCCGAGATCGCCGACGTCGACGGGTTCAGCGTCCAGGACAAGCTCGACGAGCTCGACCTGCCCGTCGAGGAGTACCGGGCCAACGAAGCCGCCTGGGTCGGGCACTTCAACGCCCCGCTGCAGGACGGCGCGTTCACCGCCGCGCTGCGCTGGACGGCCGCCACCGCCGGGTCCTGGCACCTGATGCACGAGGCCTCCGCCGTGTTCCGGCTCGCCGCCGGGACCAAGGCGCTGGTCTCCGCGATCGCCGCCGACGGCGACGCCGACATCCGCACCTCCACCGAGGTCCGGCGGATCGAGCACGACGCCGACGGCGCCACCGTCACCACCGCCGCCGGCGACCGGCTCCGGGCCCGCCGGGTGGTGCTGACGCTGCCGCAGAACATCCTCGGCGAACTGGACGTCTCCCCCGCGCTGTGCGCCGAGAAGCGCGCCGCGACCGAGGAGCGGACCGCGTCGCGGGGCGTGAAGGCCTGGATCCGGGTCCGCGGCCCGATCCGCCCGTTCTTCGCCTACTCCTCGGCCGAGCACCCGCTGTCGGTGGTGCGCACCGAGTTCAACGGCGAGGAGGACGCGGTGCTGGTGGCCTTCGGCGCCGACTCGGAGCGCATCTCCCCGAACGACGTCGAGGCCGTGCGCGCCGCGCTGCGCGCGTGGCGCGACGACCTCGACGTGCTCGAAGTCTCCGGGCACGACTGGATGGCCGACCCGCATTCCAGGGAGACCTGGCTGATGCAGCGGCCGAACCAGCTCACCCAGTACTTCGAAGCCCAGCGGCGCCCCGAGGGCGTCCTTCACTTCGCGGGCGGCGACGTCGCCTCGCTGTGGGCGGGCTTCATCGACGGGGCCGTCGAGAGCGGCCTTCGCGTGGCACGTGAGATCAGCGACGACCTGCGCTGA
- a CDS encoding flavin reductase family protein: protein MTTSTSIIEPRQFRDVMGHLPTGVVVVAGRDHERGTPAGLVVGTFQSLSLDPPLVCFSVATSSRSWPKIRPSGFFSASVLTDGQDAVCRAMSGKQEDKFAEVDWHESADGCPQIIGAHAWIDCRTVQELEGGDHLIVIGEVRGMATGSGDPLVFHRGRLGGYREPLHA, encoded by the coding sequence ATGACAACGTCGACTTCGATCATCGAGCCGCGCCAGTTCCGCGACGTGATGGGACATCTGCCCACCGGCGTCGTCGTCGTGGCCGGGCGCGACCACGAACGCGGGACGCCCGCCGGGCTCGTGGTCGGCACCTTCCAGTCCCTCTCGCTGGACCCGCCGCTGGTGTGCTTCAGCGTCGCCACCAGCTCCCGCAGCTGGCCGAAGATCCGCCCGAGCGGCTTCTTCAGCGCCAGCGTGCTCACCGACGGGCAGGACGCGGTGTGCCGCGCGATGTCCGGCAAGCAGGAGGACAAGTTCGCCGAGGTCGACTGGCACGAGTCGGCCGACGGCTGCCCGCAGATCATCGGCGCGCACGCCTGGATCGACTGCCGGACCGTGCAGGAGCTCGAAGGCGGCGACCACCTCATCGTGATCGGCGAGGTCCGCGGCATGGCCACCGGCAGCGGTGATCCGCTGGTGTTCCACCGCGGCAGGCTCGGCGGCTACCGCGAGCCCCTGCACGCCTGA
- a CDS encoding LLM class flavin-dependent oxidoreductase gives MMSRRIRLFAFDFQGPAHLSAGLWRHPEDQGSRYKDVRYWTEYAKMLEEARFDGVFFADNAGYHDIYEGSAAGALADAAQLPANDPSLVISAMAAATEHLGFGLTGSTTYEHPYALARKFATLDHLTDGRIGWNLVTSYAGSAARNLGNGLLTPHDERYDVAAEHLEVCYKLWEDSWEDGAVVRDAERGMWADPSRVHDIDHRGKYFTVPGFALCEPSPQRTPVLFQAGGSSKGRALAAAHAEGVFVNSLSKTSLRRQVDALRTEAAAFGRDPRSLRVLQMLNVVVAPTDAQAHAKHEEYRKLVSYAGAMARYSGWTALDMSRFDPDVPLRHVKTDAGQTMVDLFSKLDPDKEWTPRDIAEFIGIGGSGPTIVGSPQTVADELQSWIDEADIDGFNLGHAVKYRDIADFAELVVPELQRREVMWTEYEGRTLREKLHGPGTVRLPADHPARKTGRTQLAAAI, from the coding sequence ATGATGTCTCGCCGCATTCGACTGTTCGCTTTCGACTTCCAAGGCCCGGCGCACCTGTCCGCGGGGCTCTGGCGGCACCCCGAGGACCAGGGCTCGCGCTACAAGGACGTCCGCTACTGGACCGAGTACGCGAAGATGCTGGAGGAGGCCCGCTTCGACGGCGTGTTCTTCGCCGACAACGCCGGGTACCACGACATCTACGAGGGCAGCGCCGCCGGCGCGCTCGCCGACGCCGCGCAGCTGCCGGCGAACGACCCGTCGCTGGTGATCTCGGCGATGGCCGCCGCCACCGAGCACCTCGGGTTCGGGCTCACCGGCTCCACCACCTACGAGCACCCGTACGCGCTGGCCCGGAAGTTCGCGACCCTCGACCACCTCACCGACGGGCGCATCGGCTGGAACCTGGTGACCTCCTACGCGGGCAGCGCCGCGCGCAACCTCGGCAACGGGCTGCTCACCCCGCACGACGAGCGCTACGACGTGGCGGCCGAGCACCTGGAGGTCTGCTACAAGCTGTGGGAGGACTCCTGGGAGGACGGCGCCGTGGTCCGCGACGCCGAGCGCGGGATGTGGGCCGACCCGTCGCGGGTGCACGACATCGACCACCGCGGCAAGTACTTCACCGTGCCCGGTTTCGCCCTGTGCGAGCCGTCCCCGCAGCGCACCCCGGTGCTGTTCCAGGCGGGCGGGTCCTCGAAGGGCCGCGCGCTGGCGGCCGCGCACGCCGAGGGCGTGTTCGTGAACTCGCTGTCCAAGACCTCGCTGCGGCGGCAGGTCGACGCGCTGCGCACCGAGGCCGCCGCGTTCGGCCGGGACCCGCGATCGCTGCGGGTGCTGCAGATGCTCAACGTCGTCGTCGCCCCCACCGACGCGCAGGCGCACGCCAAGCACGAGGAGTACCGCAAGCTGGTCAGCTACGCCGGCGCGATGGCCCGCTACAGCGGCTGGACCGCGCTGGACATGTCCCGCTTCGACCCGGACGTGCCGCTGCGCCACGTCAAGACCGACGCCGGGCAGACCATGGTCGACCTGTTCTCGAAGCTGGACCCGGACAAGGAGTGGACGCCGCGCGACATCGCCGAGTTCATCGGCATCGGCGGCAGCGGACCCACCATCGTCGGCTCCCCGCAGACCGTCGCCGACGAGCTGCAGAGCTGGATCGACGAGGCCGACATCGACGGCTTCAACCTCGGCCACGCCGTGAAGTACCGGGACATAGCGGACTTCGCCGAACTCGTCGTGCCCGAGCTGCAGCGCCGCGAGGTGATGTGGACCGAGTACGAGGGCCGCACCCTGCGCGAGAAGCTCCACGGCCCCGGCACCGTCCGCCTGCCCGCCGACCACCCGGCCCGCAAGACCGGCCGCACCCAGCTCGCCGCCGCGATCTGA
- a CDS encoding 2-keto-4-pentenoate hydratase: MQDQDIRDVATLLRDARANRTPVPAPTTKWPELDADAAFAVQRHNAELAVAGGDRIVGYKLGNIAKAMQAAFGLDRPDYGYLLASGFAPEGVPIARDRFIAPFVELEPAFLLAAPLRGPNVTVADVIGAVDCAMPAIEIIDSRVQDWAISLPDTVADNGSTGAVLLGGTPRRLTELRLSDTRGALRLDGREVVAGNTRNVLGNPLAATAWLCNRLADYGIGFEAGQVVLPGSCLEAVPVDRAGHWSGEFTGWGSVEFEVTE; encoded by the coding sequence GTGCAGGACCAGGACATCCGCGACGTCGCCACGCTGCTGCGCGACGCACGCGCCAACCGGACCCCGGTGCCCGCGCCGACCACCAAGTGGCCGGAGCTGGACGCCGACGCCGCCTTCGCGGTGCAGCGGCACAACGCCGAGCTGGCCGTCGCGGGCGGCGACCGGATCGTCGGCTACAAGCTCGGCAACATCGCCAAGGCCATGCAGGCCGCGTTCGGGCTGGACCGGCCCGACTACGGGTACCTGCTGGCGAGCGGATTCGCGCCCGAGGGCGTGCCGATCGCGCGGGACCGGTTCATCGCCCCGTTCGTCGAGTTGGAACCGGCGTTCCTGCTGGCGGCACCGCTGCGCGGGCCGAACGTGACGGTCGCCGACGTGATCGGCGCCGTGGACTGCGCGATGCCGGCCATCGAGATCATCGACTCCCGGGTGCAGGACTGGGCGATCTCGCTGCCGGACACCGTGGCGGACAACGGTTCCACCGGGGCGGTGCTGCTCGGCGGGACGCCGCGGCGGCTCACCGAGCTGCGGCTGAGCGACACCAGGGGCGCGCTGCGGCTCGACGGCCGGGAGGTGGTGGCGGGCAACACCCGCAACGTGCTGGGCAACCCGCTGGCCGCGACGGCGTGGCTGTGCAACCGGCTCGCCGACTACGGCATCGGGTTCGAGGCCGGGCAGGTCGTGCTGCCGGGCAGCTGCCTGGAAGCGGTGCCGGTGGACCGGGCCGGGCACTGGTCCGGTGAGTTCACCGGCTGGGGTTCGGTCGAGTTCGAGGTCACCGAGTGA
- a CDS encoding sugar porter family MFS transporter codes for MTTTAVAATRTPEERKRFLLRLTLVVAGGMFIDGYVLGIVGTVIGAITTDLHMSVYGEGLIGAAALIGIFAGGPLGGWLADRFGRKPMFTLDLALFVVGSVLQFFVDSSWQLFLVRLLMGVAIGAEYSISWPLMTEFAPARLRGRCLSFAEVAWYIGFVGAFIVGFALTAVDADWRLVLGTSTVPAVILFLGRLGVPESPRWLMSKGRTEEAERIATTWIADRADRADITEEQQRPGRFGMLFSREHWRSTTFISVFWFCTVTPYFAIATFSASVLARYGLGEDGLVGAIGVNGVALAGVVVSCLLIERVGRRMLTIPQQWVCAVVLVIIALWSSAPPVLVLACFLVFAFANAMCTGLTGVYPGEVLPTELRGIGTGFATAVSRVGAAIGTFLFPWSMQDLGPATTMLVAAGICVVGAVVSQVLAPETTGRALTGISTADQD; via the coding sequence GTGACCACCACCGCAGTCGCCGCCACCCGCACGCCGGAGGAGCGGAAGCGGTTCCTGCTCCGGCTGACCCTCGTCGTCGCCGGCGGCATGTTCATCGACGGCTACGTGCTCGGCATCGTCGGGACCGTGATCGGCGCCATCACCACCGACCTGCACATGTCGGTCTACGGCGAAGGCCTGATCGGCGCCGCCGCGCTGATCGGCATCTTTGCGGGCGGGCCGCTCGGCGGCTGGCTCGCCGACCGGTTCGGGCGCAAACCCATGTTCACCCTCGACCTGGCGCTGTTCGTGGTCGGTTCGGTGCTGCAGTTCTTCGTCGATTCCAGCTGGCAGCTGTTCCTCGTGCGGCTGCTGATGGGCGTGGCGATCGGCGCCGAGTACTCGATCAGCTGGCCGCTGATGACGGAGTTCGCCCCGGCGCGGCTGCGCGGCCGGTGCCTGTCGTTCGCCGAAGTGGCCTGGTACATCGGGTTCGTCGGCGCCTTCATCGTCGGTTTCGCCCTCACCGCGGTCGACGCGGACTGGCGGCTCGTGCTCGGCACCAGCACCGTGCCCGCCGTGATCCTGTTCCTCGGCAGGCTCGGCGTGCCCGAATCGCCGCGGTGGCTGATGAGCAAGGGGCGCACCGAGGAAGCCGAGCGGATCGCCACCACCTGGATCGCCGACCGCGCCGACCGCGCGGACATCACCGAGGAGCAGCAGCGGCCCGGCCGGTTCGGCATGCTGTTCTCCCGCGAGCACTGGCGCTCCACCACGTTCATCTCGGTGTTCTGGTTCTGCACCGTGACCCCGTACTTCGCCATCGCCACCTTCTCCGCGAGCGTGCTCGCCCGCTACGGGCTCGGCGAGGACGGCCTGGTCGGCGCGATCGGCGTCAACGGGGTCGCGCTGGCGGGTGTCGTGGTCTCCTGCCTGCTCATCGAGCGGGTCGGGCGGCGGATGCTCACCATCCCGCAGCAGTGGGTCTGCGCGGTGGTGCTGGTGATCATCGCGCTGTGGTCCTCGGCACCGCCGGTGCTGGTGCTGGCCTGCTTCCTGGTGTTCGCCTTCGCCAACGCGATGTGCACCGGGTTGACCGGCGTCTACCCGGGCGAGGTGCTGCCGACCGAGCTGCGCGGCATCGGCACCGGGTTCGCCACCGCGGTCAGCCGGGTCGGCGCCGCGATCGGCACCTTCCTGTTCCCGTGGTCGATGCAGGACCTCGGGCCCGCCACCACGATGCTCGTCGCGGCCGGGATCTGCGTGGTCGGTGCCGTCGTCTCGCAGGTGCTGGCGCCGGAGACCACCGGGCGCGCCCTGACCGGGATCTCCACCGCGGACCAGGACTAG
- a CDS encoding IclR family transcriptional regulator, whose protein sequence is MGDDDTPEQTGMVNKSVTKAVRLLREIAAQPRNGATVTTLAKAAGLSRPTAFRLLYSLEQGGLVDRIDTHYVLGWELARLGRSADPYAGLVAHAQPLLDELADSFNETVTLSIPNAQDGLDLVAEAAGSHVVGVLTSNLVGQHYPVHASSTGKVLLADLPAEKLRAMLPEKLEAFTPDTITDRTALIKELEQVREQGFAIIDNELEHELLSLSRPIRDSAGTLVAILTLNGPRSRFGRARIPEALQHMQRIADRLTELFWRDSLAG, encoded by the coding sequence ATGGGCGACGACGACACGCCCGAACAGACCGGCATGGTCAACAAATCGGTGACCAAGGCCGTGCGCCTGCTCCGCGAGATCGCCGCCCAGCCGCGCAACGGCGCCACCGTCACCACCCTCGCGAAGGCCGCCGGGCTCAGCAGGCCCACCGCGTTCCGGCTGCTCTACAGCCTCGAGCAGGGCGGGCTGGTGGACCGGATCGACACCCACTACGTCCTCGGCTGGGAACTCGCCCGGCTCGGCCGCTCCGCCGACCCGTACGCGGGCCTGGTCGCGCACGCCCAGCCGCTGCTGGACGAACTGGCCGACTCGTTCAACGAGACCGTCACGCTGTCCATCCCGAACGCGCAGGACGGGCTCGACCTGGTCGCCGAAGCCGCCGGATCGCACGTCGTGGGCGTGCTCACCAGCAACCTCGTCGGGCAGCACTACCCGGTGCACGCCAGCTCCACCGGCAAGGTGCTGCTGGCCGACCTGCCCGCCGAGAAGCTGCGCGCGATGCTGCCCGAGAAGCTCGAAGCCTTCACCCCGGACACCATCACCGACCGCACCGCGCTGATCAAGGAACTGGAGCAGGTGCGGGAGCAGGGCTTCGCCATCATCGACAACGAGCTGGAGCACGAGCTGCTCTCGCTGTCGCGCCCCATCCGGGACAGCGCGGGAACGCTGGTGGCGATCCTCACCCTCAACGGGCCGCGCAGCCGCTTCGGCCGGGCCCGGATCCCCGAGGCGCTGCAGCACATGCAGCGGATCGCCGACCGGCTCACCGAGCTGTTCTGGCGCGACTCCCTCGCGGGCTGA
- a CDS encoding Hsp70 family protein produces MGIDLGTSFTSAAISGPDGTRMVPMSPAVIVPSVARRGDGGILLTGEAAADSAGDPASTSRNFKRRLGDPTPLVLGGSTYSPAALMAAQLRDVLATVTRISGEPPHSVVLTYPAIWGPYRREHFTEVPRLARVPDFRLITEPEAAATHYSSERRLGDGEIIAVYDLGGGTFDSTVLRMRGGEVEILGTPEGIEHLGGIDFDEALFAHVDQRLDGAVGALDPADPESAAAIAAVQAACVRAKEELSTEPDVRLSLPLPAGTREITITRLEFNEMIRPSVRLTIEALHRTTASAGLRTEDLSAVLLAGGSSRVPLISQLVAQEFGKPLRVTLHPKYTVALGAALVSARPAPRPEPVPAPAATPGLADAPTTRTPLPPPPPRAAPEEPTVRVAAPPGPPSRRKWWWPAIAAAAVVVVGLVAVLAVATRSTAPGGPLPLYEGGAVAESFAGYLGSDSNWSGTAIPPEGVAHPGEIAATPDGDGMRVVWSGDSTAQVYLQTTNPEGSLDLTPYVDGGGALVFDARLNAEPGEGTAEIAEHCHYPCAGALPAAKLFGELPVGRTTTVKIPLTCFTAAGLDPERVNTPFLVSAQRRLDVTFSDVRLEPDTAEDPDTRPCTSIR; encoded by the coding sequence GTGGGGATCGATCTCGGAACGTCCTTCACCTCGGCCGCGATCAGCGGCCCCGACGGCACCCGCATGGTGCCGATGTCCCCCGCGGTGATCGTGCCCTCGGTGGCGCGGCGCGGCGACGGCGGCATCCTGCTCACCGGCGAAGCGGCGGCGGACTCCGCGGGCGACCCCGCCTCGACCAGCCGGAACTTCAAGCGCCGCCTGGGTGATCCGACGCCGCTGGTGCTCGGCGGGTCGACCTACTCCCCCGCGGCGCTGATGGCGGCGCAGCTGCGGGACGTGCTGGCCACCGTCACCCGGATCTCCGGCGAGCCGCCGCACTCGGTGGTGCTGACCTACCCGGCGATCTGGGGGCCGTACCGGCGCGAGCACTTCACCGAGGTGCCCCGGCTGGCGCGCGTCCCGGACTTCCGGCTGATCACCGAGCCGGAGGCCGCGGCGACGCACTACTCCAGCGAACGGCGGCTCGGCGACGGCGAGATCATCGCCGTCTACGACCTCGGCGGCGGCACCTTCGACTCCACCGTGCTGCGGATGCGCGGCGGGGAGGTGGAGATCCTCGGCACCCCGGAGGGGATCGAGCACCTCGGCGGCATCGACTTCGACGAGGCGCTGTTCGCGCACGTGGACCAGCGGCTGGACGGGGCGGTGGGCGCGCTCGACCCGGCCGACCCGGAATCCGCGGCGGCGATCGCGGCCGTCCAGGCGGCGTGCGTGCGCGCCAAGGAGGAGCTCTCCACCGAACCCGACGTGCGGCTGAGCCTCCCGCTGCCCGCCGGGACCCGGGAGATCACCATCACCCGCCTGGAGTTCAACGAGATGATCAGGCCGTCGGTGCGGCTGACCATCGAGGCGCTGCACCGCACCACCGCCTCCGCCGGGCTGCGCACCGAGGACCTCTCGGCGGTGCTGCTCGCGGGCGGCTCGTCGCGGGTCCCGCTGATCTCGCAGCTCGTGGCGCAGGAGTTCGGGAAGCCGCTGCGGGTGACGCTGCACCCGAAGTACACCGTCGCGCTCGGCGCGGCGCTCGTGTCCGCCCGGCCGGCCCCGCGGCCCGAGCCCGTCCCCGCACCCGCCGCGACGCCGGGCCTGGCGGACGCTCCGACGACGCGCACGCCGCTCCCGCCTCCCCCGCCCCGCGCGGCGCCCGAGGAACCGACGGTCCGGGTCGCGGCCCCTCCCGGGCCGCCGTCCCGCCGGAAGTGGTGGTGGCCCGCGATCGCGGCGGCCGCGGTGGTCGTCGTCGGTCTCGTCGCCGTCCTCGCCGTCGCCACGCGATCCACCGCTCCCGGCGGACCGCTGCCGCTGTATGAGGGCGGCGCGGTCGCCGAGTCCTTCGCCGGGTACCTCGGGTCCGACAGCAACTGGAGCGGCACCGCCATCCCGCCGGAGGGGGTCGCGCACCCCGGCGAGATCGCGGCCACGCCCGACGGGGACGGGATGCGGGTGGTGTGGAGCGGGGACTCCACCGCGCAGGTCTACCTGCAGACCACGAACCCGGAGGGCTCGCTCGACCTGACGCCCTACGTCGACGGCGGTGGCGCGCTGGTCTTCGACGCGCGGCTCAACGCGGAACCGGGCGAGGGCACCGCGGAGATCGCCGAGCACTGCCACTACCCGTGCGCCGGCGCGCTGCCCGCCGCGAAGCTGTTCGGGGAGCTGCCGGTGGGGCGGACGACGACGGTGAAGATCCCGCTGACCTGCTTCACCGCGGCGGGCCTGGATCCGGAGCGGGTGAACACGCCGTTCCTGGTCTCCGCCCAACGACGCCTGGACGTCACCTTCTCCGACGTGCGCCTGGAACCCGACACGGCGGAGGACCCGGACACCAGACCCTGCACGTCGATCCGCTGA
- a CDS encoding TetR/AcrR family transcriptional regulator translates to MGGDDGAARPKRADAQRNERTLLDAAAAVFVRSGVEAPVRDIAAQAGVGTGTIYRHFPTRSDLIIAVYRHQIEACAEAGPVLLEGCATPYAALRRWINLFVDFLVTKHGLAKVLRSDEDGFEALHAYFLDRLLPVCAELLAAAARSGEIRADLEAIELMRGVGNLCIGAEDDPRYDARRLVDVLVAGLRTAP, encoded by the coding sequence GTGGGCGGAGACGACGGCGCGGCGCGGCCCAAGCGGGCGGACGCCCAGCGCAACGAGAGGACGCTGCTGGACGCCGCCGCCGCGGTGTTCGTCCGCTCCGGCGTGGAAGCCCCGGTGCGCGACATCGCCGCGCAGGCCGGGGTCGGAACCGGCACGATCTACCGGCACTTCCCGACGCGGTCCGATCTCATCATCGCCGTCTACCGGCACCAGATCGAAGCCTGCGCCGAAGCCGGGCCGGTGCTGCTGGAGGGCTGCGCGACCCCGTACGCCGCGTTGCGGCGGTGGATCAACCTGTTCGTCGACTTCCTGGTCACCAAGCACGGGCTGGCGAAGGTGCTGCGCTCCGACGAGGACGGGTTCGAGGCGCTGCACGCCTACTTCCTGGACCGGCTGCTGCCGGTGTGCGCGGAATTGCTCGCCGCCGCCGCGCGCTCGGGGGAGATCCGCGCCGACCTGGAGGCCATCGAGCTGATGCGCGGCGTCGGGAACCTCTGCATCGGCGCGGAAGACGACCCGCGCTACGACGCGCGCCGCCTCGTCGACGTCCTCGTCGCGGGCCTCCGCACCGCGCCCTGA
- a CDS encoding LLM class flavin-dependent oxidoreductase — protein sequence MTHSTRPSFGIATAPQNLHHRDLLEVWREADAIPEIEHAWLFDHLMPIGGDLDGPVYEGWTMLAALAAATRRLRVGVLVTSNRFRPPAVLAKIATTVDVISDGRLDFGIGVGSRPDHPLAHREYAAHGMPFHDTARAVGALDEACTVIRRLWTEDEPFDFDGEHVQLTGAFGNPKPVQRPHPPILIGGRAAATLRIVAAHADVWNIPGGDIEDAKSRSAMLDRRCAEIGRDPAEITRSIHLAVDYERPAETREAIGAAVEAGFTHVVLGLPAPFPPEVARWVADELIR from the coding sequence GTGACGCACTCCACCCGCCCCAGCTTCGGGATCGCGACCGCCCCGCAGAACCTGCACCACCGCGACCTCCTGGAGGTCTGGCGCGAGGCCGACGCGATCCCCGAGATCGAGCACGCCTGGCTGTTCGACCACCTGATGCCCATCGGCGGTGACCTGGACGGCCCCGTCTACGAGGGCTGGACGATGCTCGCCGCGCTCGCCGCCGCCACCCGCCGGTTGCGCGTCGGCGTGCTGGTGACCAGCAACCGGTTCCGGCCGCCGGCGGTGCTCGCGAAGATCGCCACCACGGTGGACGTCATCTCGGACGGACGGCTCGACTTCGGCATCGGCGTCGGCTCCCGGCCGGACCACCCGCTGGCCCACCGCGAGTACGCCGCGCACGGGATGCCGTTCCACGACACCGCCCGCGCGGTCGGCGCGCTCGACGAGGCGTGCACGGTGATCCGGCGGCTGTGGACCGAGGACGAGCCGTTCGACTTCGACGGCGAGCACGTGCAGCTCACCGGCGCGTTCGGCAACCCGAAGCCGGTGCAGCGCCCGCACCCGCCGATCCTCATCGGCGGGCGGGCCGCAGCGACGCTGCGGATCGTCGCCGCCCACGCGGACGTGTGGAACATCCCCGGCGGCGACATCGAGGACGCGAAGTCCCGCAGCGCCATGCTGGACCGCCGCTGCGCCGAGATCGGCCGCGACCCGGCGGAGATCACCCGCTCGATCCACCTGGCGGTGGACTACGAGCGGCCCGCCGAGACCCGTGAAGCGATCGGCGCGGCGGTCGAGGCCGGGTTCACCCACGTCGTGCTGGGCCTGCCCGCGCCGTTCCCGCCCGAGGTCGCCCGCTGGGTCGCCGACGAGCTCATCCGCTGA